The Pongo abelii isolate AG06213 chromosome 23, NHGRI_mPonAbe1-v2.0_pri, whole genome shotgun sequence genome includes a window with the following:
- the LOC112130606 gene encoding LOW QUALITY PROTEIN: putative POM121-like protein 1 (The sequence of the model RefSeq protein was modified relative to this genomic sequence to represent the inferred CDS: deleted 3 bases in 2 codons), giving the protein MLMPKKNRIAIYELRFKEEVTVVKKDVHMPKHLELADKNGSVAWSPFSPSPSSLCLWDLPVAPAPGLSGRPSYKHPDTWHQWCQDNSKKVFCDPARPVFLPGDSAFNLIAQVPQQASAVCAEFQGVLQLSHSTEHKDSLWDPGAGSHPFEDHNSRRSPDLWPGKIVLSALKESGAGMPEQDKDPRVQENLDDQRRVPKVTGDARSAFRPLRDNGGLSPFVPSPGTLQRDLHAQRSEVRYNQRSQTSWMSSCPEQNAISSSYSSTGGLPGRKRRWGPASSHCQLTLSSSKTVSEDRPQAVSLGHTQCEKMADIAPGQTLALRNGSPRSQASRPRKRKLPLPPHRQGDPLMLPPPLELGFRVTAKDLDLEKEAAFQRINSELRAEAKAISDCTLSRPSHTVSSLATGASGVPALSKAPSMDAQQERHKFQDCLGPVAPLASAAEVPSTAPVSGKKHRPPGPLLYSSDPHPATSSHSWDSAQVTSLIPAPFPAASMDAGIRRTRPGTSAPAAASAAPPPSTLNPTSGSLLNEWMEALHISGPQPQLQQVPRGQQSDNQRSQTSWTSSCPEQNAISSSQSSTGGLLGIKQRRGPASSHCQLTFSSSKTVSEDGPQTVSSGHTQCEKTADIAPGQTLALRNGSPRSQASRPRKRKLPLLPHRQGDPLMLPPPLELGFRVTAKDLDLEKEAAFQRINSELRAEAKAISDCTPSRPSHILSSLATGTSGVPALLLQRSPLQLLCLGRSPDNQAPCSPPQIPFLPPLPTPGTQPRSPR; this is encoded by the exons ATGCTGATGCCCAAGAAAAACCGGATTGCCATTTATGAACTCCGTTTTAAAGAGGAAGTCACAGTGGTCAAGAAGGATGTCCACATGCCTAAGCACCTGGAGCTGGCAGACAAGAAT GGCTCAGTTGCCTGGAGTCCGTTCAGCCCATCCCCCAGTTCACTTTGCTTGTGGGATCTCCCCGTTGCTCCTGCCCCTGGACTGAGTGGCAGGCCATCCTACAAGCACCCGGACACTTGGCATCAGTGGTGTCAAGACAACTCTAAGAAGGTTTTCTGTGATCCTGCAAGACCTGTGTTCCTTCCCGGTGATTCTGCCTTCAATTTGATTGCACAGGTACCACAGCAAGCCAGTGCTGTGTGCGCCGAATTCCAGGGGGTCCTCCAGCTCAGCCACTCCACTGAACACAAGGACTCTCTGTGGGACCCAGGAGCAGGTAGTCACCCCTTTGAGGACCACAACAGCCGGCGGTCCCCAGACTTGTGGCCAGGGAAGATAGTATTGAGCGCTCTCAAGGAGAGTGGGGCAGGGATGCCTGAGCAGGACAAAGACCCTAGAGTCCAAGAGAATCTTGATGATCAGAGAAGGGTCCCCAAGGTCACCGGGGATGCACGGTCTGCATTTCGGCCCCTGCGGGACAACGGAGGACTCTCTCCCTTTGTGCCCAGTCCCGGGACTCTGCAGAGAGACCTCCATGCCCAGAGGTCAGAAGTCAGGTATAACCAGAGATCCCAGACCTCCTGGATGAGCTCGTGCCCCGAACAAAATGCCATCTCGAGCTCCTACAGCTCTACGGGAGGCCTCCCGGGGCGAAAGCGGAGGTGGGGGCCAGCCTCATCCCACTGTCAGTTGACCCTCAGTTCCTCAAAGACAGTGAGTGAGGACAGACCTCAGGCTGTCTCTTTGGGTCACACCCAGTGTGAAAAGATGGCAGATATAGCACCAGGGCAGACACTGGCCCTCAGGAATGGCTCCCCCAGATCCCAGGCCTCTAGGCCCCGTAAACGCAAGCTTCCCCTGCCGCCACACAGGCAAGGGGATCCTCTGATGCTGCCACCTCCCTTAGAGCTGGGGTTCCGGGTCACTGCCAAAGACCTGGACCTGGAGAAGGAGGCGGCATTCCAGCGCATCAACAGTGAACTGCGGGCTGAGGCCAAGGCCATCTCGGACTGTACACTGTCACGGCCTTCCCACACTGTGTCCTCACTTGCAACAGGGGCTTCTGGTGTGCCCGCTCTCTCTAAAGCACCCAGTATGGATGCACAGCAGGAGAGACACAAGTTCCAAGACTGCCTGGGCCCAGTGGCCCCCCTAGCTTCTGCTGCAGAGGTCCCCTCTACAGCTCCTGTGTCTGGGAAGAAGCACAGACCACCAGGCCCCCTGTTGTACTCCTCAGATCCCCATCCTGCCACTTCTTCCCACTCCTGGGACTCAGCCCAGGTCACCTCACTGattcctgcccccttcccagctGCAAGCATGGATGCGGGCATCAGAAGAACAAGGCCTGGCACTTCTGCTCCTGCAGCTGCCTCAGcagcccctcccccctccacatTGAACCCCACGTCGGGGTCACtactgaat gagtggatggaggccCTTCACATTTCTGGGCCACAGCCACAGCTGCAGCAGGTGCCCAGAGGTCAGCAGTCAGAT AACCAGAGATCCCAGACCTCCTGGACGAGCTCGTGCCCCGAACAAAATGCCATCTCGAGCTCCCAGAGCTCTACGGGAGGCCTCCTGGGGATAAAGCAGAGGAGGGGGCCAGCCTCATCCCACTGCCAGCTGACCTTCAGTTCCTCAAAGACAGTGAGTGAGGACGGACCTCAGACTGTCTCTTCGGGTCACACCCAGTGTGAAAAGACAGCAGATATAGCACCAGGGCAGACACTGGCCCTCAGGAATGGCTCCCCCAGATCCCAGGCCTCTAGGCCCCGTAAACGCAAGCTTCCCCTGCTGCCACACAGGCAAGGGGATCCTCTGATGCTGCCACCTCCCTTAGAGCTGGGGTTCCGGGTCACTGCCAAAGACCTGGACCTGGAGAAGGAGGCGGCATTCCAGCGCATCAACAGTGAACTGCGGGCTGAGGCCAAGGCCATCTCAGACTGTACACCCTCACGGCCTTCCCACATTTTGTCCTCACTTGCAACAGGGACTTCTGGTGTTCCCGCT CTTCTGCTGCAGAGGTCCCCTCTACAGCTCCTGTGTCTGGGAAGAAGCCCAGACAACCAGGCCCCCTGTTCTCCTCCTCAGAtccccttcctgccacctctTCCCACTCCCGGGACTCAGCCCAGGTCACCTCGCTGa